A region from the Agrobacterium cucumeris genome encodes:
- a CDS encoding DUF1294 domain-containing protein yields MTMIALCFMIFVAFNLVVFLVYWWDKEAARNGGWRIRESTLLGLAFLGGSVGAISAQRLLRHKTRKEPFRSILLSIVILQAGLVASVAIMPDWPVRLVNSLIRLSQNSVP; encoded by the coding sequence ATGACGATGATTGCCCTGTGTTTCATGATCTTTGTCGCCTTCAATCTTGTCGTCTTTCTTGTCTATTGGTGGGACAAGGAAGCGGCGAGGAATGGCGGCTGGCGCATTCGCGAAAGCACATTGCTGGGGCTCGCCTTTTTGGGCGGCAGCGTAGGCGCAATTTCGGCTCAACGCCTGCTGCGGCACAAAACCCGCAAGGAACCCTTTCGCAGCATTCTGCTCTCCATCGTGATTTTACAGGCGGGCCTTGTTGCGTCAGTGGCAATCATGCCGGACTGGCCGGTGCGGCTTGTGAACAGCCTGATAAGGCTCAGTCAGAATTCCGTGCCGTAA
- a CDS encoding NADH:ubiquinone oxidoreductase subunit NDUFA12 has translation MKTLLTQIFTWWNGQTIGTRFHTWRFGKKVGQDELGNTYYEGGTTSWGMPRRWVIYNGYAEASAIPPGWHGWMHYRTDVPPSQESYVARDWQKPHQPNHTGTSKAYRPQGSLAVAGERPRVTGDYDAWTPGN, from the coding sequence ATGAAGACTCTCCTGACGCAAATCTTCACCTGGTGGAATGGCCAGACGATCGGAACGCGGTTTCATACCTGGCGTTTTGGCAAGAAAGTCGGACAGGATGAGTTGGGCAATACCTATTACGAAGGCGGCACCACCTCCTGGGGCATGCCGCGCCGCTGGGTGATCTATAATGGTTATGCGGAAGCCTCGGCCATCCCGCCGGGCTGGCATGGCTGGATGCATTACCGCACTGATGTGCCGCCGAGCCAGGAAAGCTACGTCGCACGTGACTGGCAGAAGCCGCATCAGCCGAACCACACCGGCACGTCCAAGGCCTATCGCCCCCAAGGGTCGCTGGCTGTTGCCGGCGAACGCCCGCGCGTGACCGGCGACTACGACGCCTGGACACCCGGCAACTGA
- the ruvX gene encoding Holliday junction resolvase RuvX, which yields MATLTIEELAETLQPAQAIAGLDLGTKTIGLAMSDLSRRFATPRPVIKRVKFTQDAEVLLAFAEKEKVTAFIIGLPMNMDGSAGPRVQATRAFVRTMGEKTALPFIFWDERLSTVAAERALLEMDVSRAKRAERIDSAAASFILQGALDRLSALARAVD from the coding sequence ATGGCGACACTCACCATCGAGGAACTGGCGGAAACCCTTCAGCCCGCACAGGCGATTGCCGGTCTCGACCTCGGCACGAAGACCATCGGCCTTGCCATGTCGGATCTGTCGCGGCGTTTCGCGACGCCGCGCCCCGTCATCAAGCGGGTAAAATTCACGCAGGACGCCGAAGTGTTGCTGGCCTTCGCCGAAAAGGAGAAGGTGACCGCCTTCATCATCGGGTTGCCGATGAACATGGACGGTTCGGCAGGCCCCCGCGTGCAGGCAACACGCGCCTTCGTGCGCACCATGGGCGAAAAAACCGCCCTGCCCTTCATTTTCTGGGATGAGCGACTGTCGACGGTCGCAGCCGAACGTGCACTTCTGGAGATGGACGTCTCACGCGCCAAACGGGCCGAACGCATCGATTCGGCCGCTGCGAGCTTCATTCTTCAGGGTGCGCTGGACAGGCTTTCGGCACTCGCCCGCGCCGTCGACTGA
- a CDS encoding metal-dependent hydrolase — protein sequence MKITWLGHSAFRLENGSAKILIDPFFTGNPGFAGQDGKSAAEGITHILLTHGHGDHVGDTVQLARETGATVLANADLAAWLSVKGVAKVDMGNTGGTVHFDGFSVTFTNALHSSAQITEDGVSHSLGNANGLMLHFEDGPAVYHMGDTDIFSDMKLINELHQPDIGLVPIGDRFTMGGAVAALACQRFFKFEHVLPCHYGSFPIIDQTPEKFVAGMEGSEARVHTPKAGDTLSF from the coding sequence ATGAAAATCACCTGGCTCGGCCATTCCGCCTTCCGCCTCGAAAACGGTAGCGCGAAGATCCTCATCGATCCGTTCTTCACCGGCAACCCCGGTTTTGCCGGACAGGATGGCAAATCGGCAGCCGAGGGCATCACCCATATTCTCCTGACCCACGGCCATGGCGACCATGTCGGTGACACCGTTCAGCTCGCCCGCGAAACGGGCGCCACCGTGCTGGCGAATGCCGATCTTGCTGCCTGGCTTTCCGTAAAGGGTGTCGCGAAGGTTGATATGGGCAATACCGGCGGCACGGTGCATTTCGACGGTTTTTCCGTCACCTTCACCAATGCGCTGCATTCCTCGGCCCAGATCACCGAAGACGGCGTCTCCCATTCGCTCGGCAATGCCAATGGCCTGATGCTGCATTTCGAGGATGGCCCGGCCGTCTATCACATGGGCGACACCGATATCTTCTCCGACATGAAACTCATCAACGAGCTGCATCAGCCGGATATCGGCCTCGTGCCGATCGGCGATCGTTTTACCATGGGCGGGGCGGTGGCGGCGCTCGCCTGCCAGCGCTTCTTCAAGTTTGAGCATGTGCTTCCCTGCCATTACGGTTCCTTCCCGATCATCGACCAGACACCGGAGAAATTCGTCGCCGGCATGGAAGGGTCTGAAGCCCGTGTTCACACGCCAAAGGCCGGCGATACGCTGTCCTTCTGA
- the aat gene encoding leucyl/phenylalanyl-tRNA--protein transferase, protein MAGRRSRNNGITVDILLRAYSAGLFPMADSADDPELFWVEPEIRGIIPLNDFHVSKSLAKAMRKKPFDIRFNTAFEAVMAGCAAEAPDRPSTWINATIRRLYTELHQIGHAHSVEAWEGKELVGGLYGVSLGAAFFGESMFSRRTNASKICLVHLVERLRQQGFTLLDTQFTTEHLKTFGAIDIPKSEYATILEAAVDRPDVPFDKLIAEENPR, encoded by the coding sequence ATGGCTGGGCGGCGCAGCAGAAATAACGGCATAACGGTCGATATTCTGCTGCGCGCCTATTCCGCCGGCCTGTTTCCCATGGCCGATTCGGCTGATGATCCGGAGCTTTTCTGGGTCGAGCCGGAGATACGCGGCATCATCCCGCTCAATGATTTTCACGTTTCCAAAAGCCTCGCCAAGGCGATGCGCAAGAAGCCGTTCGATATACGCTTCAACACCGCCTTCGAAGCTGTCATGGCGGGATGTGCGGCGGAAGCGCCGGACAGGCCGAGCACCTGGATCAACGCCACCATTCGCAGGCTTTACACCGAACTGCACCAGATCGGCCATGCCCACAGCGTTGAGGCGTGGGAGGGCAAGGAACTTGTCGGCGGTCTTTATGGCGTCTCGCTGGGGGCCGCGTTCTTTGGCGAAAGCATGTTTTCCCGCCGCACCAACGCCTCGAAGATTTGCCTCGTGCATCTGGTGGAGCGGTTGCGGCAGCAGGGGTTTACCCTGCTCGACACACAATTCACGACCGAGCACCTGAAAACATTCGGTGCAATCGACATTCCAAAATCGGAATATGCGACGATACTGGAAGCCGCCGTCGACCGGCCGGATGTGCCCTTTGATAAATTGATCGCCGAAGAAAATCCGCGCTGA
- a CDS encoding DUF2155 domain-containing protein, translated as MRKITRDRSLRALTVSLFAAVSAAILISPVSAARLENRVAVFSGIDKITGRITSFDVYIDETVQFGALQVTPKVCYSRDQTETQKIDAFVEVDEITLDRKIKRIFTGWMFADSPGLNAVEHPIYDVWLTGCKQDSEVPAPSTASK; from the coding sequence ATGAGGAAAATCACGCGGGATCGTTCTTTGCGTGCGCTGACAGTGTCGCTGTTTGCTGCGGTCTCTGCTGCCATCCTCATTTCACCCGTCTCCGCCGCCCGTCTGGAAAACCGCGTTGCGGTGTTTTCCGGCATCGATAAGATCACCGGCCGCATCACATCCTTTGATGTTTATATCGACGAGACGGTGCAATTCGGCGCGCTTCAGGTGACGCCAAAGGTCTGTTATTCCCGCGACCAGACGGAAACCCAGAAGATCGACGCTTTTGTCGAGGTCGATGAAATCACCCTCGACCGCAAGATCAAGCGAATCTTCACCGGCTGGATGTTCGCCGACAGCCCGGGCCTCAACGCCGTTGAGCACCCGATCTACGACGTGTGGCTGACGGGCTGCAAGCAGGATTCGGAAGTTCCTGCCCCTTCTACGGCCAGCAAATAA
- a CDS encoding GNAT family N-acetyltransferase, translating to MNKADRDAVGFVGFGAWRFGEAFDDSYLDPDVIERVKGEFENFAKSPTGDVVVAEIDGIVVGWGACDTAPHHISDLWVDPNWQGKGIGKALILHFLDRMRAQGLPLATIDTHARNRAAIGLYERCGFNIVWRGMEWSDIMKVELEKVKLERGLAL from the coding sequence ATGAACAAAGCCGACCGCGACGCGGTCGGCTTTGTCGGTTTTGGGGCATGGCGTTTCGGTGAAGCCTTCGACGACAGCTATCTCGATCCTGATGTCATCGAGCGGGTGAAGGGTGAATTCGAAAATTTCGCCAAGTCCCCGACCGGTGATGTTGTCGTCGCCGAAATCGACGGCATTGTCGTCGGCTGGGGTGCGTGCGATACGGCGCCGCATCATATTTCCGATCTCTGGGTGGACCCGAACTGGCAGGGCAAGGGGATCGGCAAGGCCCTTATCCTTCATTTTCTCGACCGGATGCGCGCGCAGGGCCTGCCGCTTGCCACGATCGATACCCATGCCAGAAACCGTGCTGCCATCGGTCTTTATGAGCGTTGTGGTTTCAATATCGTATGGCGCGGCATGGAATGGTCGGACATCATGAAAGTCGAGCTTGAAAAGGTGAAGCTGGAGCGCGGGCTCGCGCTATAA
- the gatA gene encoding Asp-tRNA(Asn)/Glu-tRNA(Gln) amidotransferase subunit GatA, which yields MTDLTSLTIAEAREKLKGKEFSALELTDAYLSAIDAANGALNAYVALTPEKARDMAKASDERIAAGKAGELEGVPLGVKDLFATRDVHTQACSHVLDGFKPKYESTVTQNLWDQGAVMLGKLNMDEFAMGSSNESSWYGPAINPWRANGSGQKLVPGGSSGGSAAAVAAHLCAGATATDTGGSIRQPAAFTGTVGIKPTYGRCSRFGIVAYASSLDQAGPIARDVRDAAILLKTMASVDAKDTTSVDLPVPDYEKAIGQSLKGLKIGIPKEYRVDGMPEEIEKLWAKGVEWLRDAGAEVVDISLPHTKYALPAYYIVAPAEASSNLARYDGVRYGLRVDGKDIADMYEKSRAAGFGKEVQRRIMVGTYVLSAGYYDAYYLKAQKVRTLIKRDFENVFHEGVDAILAPITPSSAFAVGDEELASDPVKMYLQDVFTITVNMAGLPGLSVPAGLDGKGLPLGLQLIGKPFEEETLFKTAHAIEQAAGKFTPAKWW from the coding sequence ATGACCGACCTGACGAGCCTGACCATTGCCGAAGCCCGCGAAAAGCTGAAGGGCAAAGAATTTTCCGCCCTCGAGCTGACCGACGCCTATCTCTCCGCCATCGATGCGGCGAACGGCGCGCTGAACGCCTATGTTGCCTTGACGCCTGAAAAGGCGCGCGACATGGCGAAAGCCTCCGACGAACGCATCGCCGCCGGCAAAGCTGGCGAACTGGAAGGCGTTCCGCTTGGCGTGAAGGACCTTTTCGCCACCCGTGACGTGCACACGCAGGCGTGTTCGCATGTTCTCGATGGCTTCAAGCCGAAATATGAATCCACCGTCACCCAGAACCTCTGGGATCAGGGCGCCGTCATGCTCGGCAAGCTCAACATGGACGAATTCGCCATGGGCTCGTCCAATGAAAGCTCCTGGTACGGCCCGGCCATCAATCCGTGGCGCGCCAATGGTTCCGGCCAGAAGCTGGTGCCCGGCGGCTCTTCCGGCGGTTCGGCTGCAGCCGTCGCCGCGCATCTGTGCGCCGGCGCTACAGCAACCGACACCGGCGGCTCCATCCGCCAGCCGGCGGCCTTCACCGGCACCGTTGGCATCAAGCCCACCTATGGCCGCTGCTCGCGCTTCGGCATCGTCGCTTATGCTTCCTCGCTTGATCAGGCAGGCCCGATCGCCCGTGACGTGCGCGACGCCGCCATCCTGTTGAAGACCATGGCAAGCGTGGATGCGAAAGACACCACCTCTGTCGATCTGCCGGTGCCGGATTATGAAAAGGCCATCGGTCAGTCGCTCAAGGGCCTTAAGATCGGTATCCCCAAGGAATACCGCGTCGACGGCATGCCGGAAGAGATTGAAAAGCTCTGGGCCAAGGGCGTGGAATGGCTTCGCGATGCCGGCGCGGAAGTGGTCGATATTTCGCTGCCGCACACCAAATATGCGCTGCCCGCTTATTACATCGTCGCACCGGCGGAAGCCTCGTCCAACCTTGCCCGTTATGACGGCGTGCGCTACGGCCTGCGCGTTGACGGCAAGGACATTGCCGACATGTACGAAAAAAGCCGCGCCGCCGGTTTCGGCAAGGAAGTGCAGCGCCGTATCATGGTCGGCACCTATGTGCTTTCGGCCGGTTATTACGACGCCTATTACCTGAAGGCGCAGAAGGTCCGTACCCTCATCAAGCGTGACTTCGAGAACGTCTTCCATGAGGGCGTCGACGCCATTCTGGCGCCGATCACCCCGTCTTCCGCCTTTGCTGTCGGTGACGAAGAGCTCGCCTCCGATCCGGTGAAGATGTACCTGCAGGACGTCTTCACGATCACGGTCAACATGGCCGGTCTCCCGGGCCTTTCGGTGCCGGCCGGTCTTGACGGCAAGGGCCTGCCGCTCGGCCTGCAGCTCATCGGCAAGCCTTTCGAGGAAGAAACGCTGTTCAAGACGGCGCACGCCATCGAGCAGGCAGCGGGCAAGTTCACCCCCGCCAAGTGGTGGTGA
- a CDS encoding YjhX family toxin — protein sequence MDISRAEQRILHLLAQGGRIELVRDDTRKIEKIALYTRDGWIFSGLNLFTFRKLKQKRAIASSGGKPYRITTRGLELVRGELDNR from the coding sequence ATGGACATTTCCCGCGCCGAACAGCGCATTCTACACCTGCTCGCCCAGGGCGGCAGAATTGAACTCGTTCGAGACGATACCCGCAAAATCGAAAAAATCGCGCTCTATACGCGCGACGGCTGGATTTTCAGCGGCCTCAATCTCTTCACCTTCCGCAAGCTGAAACAGAAGAGAGCGATCGCCTCTTCCGGCGGCAAGCCTTACCGCATCACCACCCGCGGTCTGGAACTGGTACGGGGTGAGCTGGACAATCGATGA
- a CDS encoding GNAT family N-acetyltransferase, which yields MNATLQKLIIRTAREDDLPALAAIFAADEIGGHGDTTDESAQPDYLAAFRAIAASPSETLYVAELDGEVVGTFQTAILTKLVGRGAKSMVIEAVQTRSDMRGQGIGAVMINYCLEEARRQGMNAAQLTSNMARLDAHRFYERLGFEKRHLGFRMKLK from the coding sequence ATGAATGCGACATTACAGAAGCTGATAATCCGCACGGCGCGCGAAGATGATCTTCCGGCGCTCGCCGCCATTTTTGCCGCCGACGAGATTGGCGGCCACGGTGACACCACCGACGAATCGGCGCAGCCCGACTATCTCGCGGCCTTCCGTGCCATTGCCGCATCGCCCAGCGAAACGCTTTATGTGGCGGAACTGGATGGCGAGGTGGTCGGTACTTTCCAGACGGCCATCCTCACCAAGCTCGTCGGGCGAGGGGCCAAGTCCATGGTGATCGAGGCGGTGCAGACACGGTCTGACATGCGCGGACAGGGCATCGGCGCGGTGATGATCAATTATTGCCTTGAGGAAGCCCGTCGTCAGGGCATGAATGCCGCCCAGCTCACCTCCAACATGGCCCGGCTGGACGCACATCGCTTCTATGAGCGACTGGGTTTCGAGAAGCGGCATTTAGGCTTCAGGATGAAGCTGAAATAG
- a CDS encoding alkylphosphonate utilization protein — protein MAADNDDYVYDEATGEWRPASELAAEAARANEVRDAAGNVLEDGDSVTLIKDLKVKGTSTVIKQGTVIKSIRLTGNPEEIDCKHDAVKGLVLRTEFVRKR, from the coding sequence ATGGCCGCAGATAATGACGATTACGTGTATGACGAGGCAACCGGCGAATGGCGGCCGGCTTCAGAGCTGGCAGCAGAGGCGGCGCGTGCCAATGAAGTGCGCGACGCGGCAGGCAATGTGCTCGAAGATGGCGATTCCGTAACGCTGATCAAGGATTTGAAGGTCAAGGGCACCAGCACTGTCATCAAGCAGGGCACCGTCATCAAGTCCATCCGGCTCACCGGAAATCCGGAAGAGATCGATTGCAAGCATGATGCGGTCAAGGGTCTGGTGCTGCGCACTGAATTCGTCCGTAAACGATAA
- a CDS encoding GNAT family N-acetyltransferase, with translation MIVIRNAHEQEAEALAAIGLRAWRQATAALGITATLYDNAASAFSNFTRSSWLAIRVAEFGGTVAGWAAREHFDETISDFWIDPDFQRRQVGSLLLADIERLIADRGFETIRLETHAQNEPAVAFFRHHGYSVRWLSVSYAPKLDRDVQSIGLQKQLVEIESGLYGTEF, from the coding sequence TTGATCGTCATTCGCAATGCGCATGAGCAGGAAGCGGAGGCCTTAGCGGCTATCGGCCTCAGGGCATGGCGTCAGGCAACCGCCGCACTCGGCATCACCGCGACGCTTTACGACAACGCGGCCAGCGCCTTTTCCAATTTCACCCGGTCATCATGGCTTGCCATTCGCGTGGCGGAATTTGGCGGCACGGTTGCCGGATGGGCGGCGCGGGAACATTTTGACGAGACGATTTCAGATTTCTGGATCGATCCGGATTTTCAGCGCCGGCAGGTCGGCAGTCTCCTGCTGGCTGATATTGAACGATTGATAGCGGACAGGGGGTTCGAAACCATCCGGCTTGAAACACATGCCCAGAACGAACCGGCCGTCGCATTTTTCCGCCACCATGGCTACAGCGTCCGCTGGCTCTCAGTCTCCTACGCGCCGAAGCTCGATCGCGATGTACAGTCGATCGGCCTGCAAAAGCAGCTTGTCGAGATCGAGAGCGGTCTTTACGGCACGGAATTCTGA
- the gatC gene encoding Asp-tRNA(Asn)/Glu-tRNA(Gln) amidotransferase subunit GatC codes for MSVDLATVKRVARLARIAVSEEEAQNMLGQLNGILGFVEQLSEVNVDGVEPMTSVTPVDMKKRADVVTDGNKAEDIVANAPATDRDFFMVPKVVE; via the coding sequence ATGTCCGTCGATCTCGCCACCGTGAAGCGCGTTGCGCGCCTTGCCCGTATCGCTGTCAGCGAAGAAGAAGCACAGAATATGCTCGGCCAGCTGAACGGCATACTCGGTTTCGTGGAGCAGCTTTCGGAAGTGAATGTCGACGGCGTCGAGCCGATGACGTCAGTCACCCCGGTGGACATGAAAAAACGCGCCGACGTGGTGACCGACGGCAACAAGGCGGAAGACATTGTCGCCAATGCGCCTGCGACCGACCGGGACTTCTTCATGGTCCCGAAAGTGGTCGAATAA
- a CDS encoding GNAT family N-acetyltransferase, which translates to MFFIRTASLRDIEPVRTLLATTWHATYDAIYGADKVNELIAAWHSPQAMKDRVEKKGGEFLVADDGKRIGGMAYGSMSTKMAKTALLHQLYVAPDLQRQGVGRDLFAELETCFPDAEIMRLEVEPKNTVAIAFYEGVGFVEVDRIERMAGIEGLPGIVMEKSLTR; encoded by the coding sequence ATGTTTTTCATCCGCACAGCCAGCCTGCGTGACATCGAGCCGGTCCGGACGCTGCTCGCGACGACATGGCACGCCACCTATGACGCGATCTACGGCGCGGACAAGGTGAACGAGCTGATTGCCGCATGGCATTCGCCGCAGGCCATGAAGGACCGGGTCGAGAAAAAGGGCGGCGAGTTTCTCGTTGCTGATGACGGCAAGCGGATCGGTGGCATGGCCTATGGCTCCATGTCCACCAAGATGGCGAAGACGGCCCTGTTGCACCAGCTCTATGTGGCGCCCGATCTTCAGCGGCAGGGCGTCGGCCGTGATCTCTTCGCCGAGCTGGAAACCTGCTTTCCGGATGCAGAAATCATGCGTCTTGAAGTCGAGCCTAAAAATACTGTCGCAATCGCCTTTTATGAAGGCGTCGGATTTGTCGAGGTGGACCGAATCGAGCGCATGGCCGGCATCGAGGGTTTACCCGGCATCGTTATGGAAAAGAGCCTGACCCGATGA
- the gatB gene encoding Asp-tRNA(Asn)/Glu-tRNA(Gln) amidotransferase subunit GatB encodes MTLVDVRTPDPKRFIPGAIGDWEIVIGLEVHAQVLSNSKLFSGASTTFGNAPNSNVSLVDAAMPGMLPVINEECVKQAVRTGLGLKAKINNRSIFDRKNYFYPDLPQGYQISQFKDPIVGEGTITISLGPDRQGNFEDIEIGIERLHLEQDAGKSMHDQHPTMSFVDLNRSGVALMEIVSKPDMRSSDEAKGYLTKLRSIVRYLGTCDGNMDEGSMRADVNVSVRRPGEGFGTRCEIKNVNSIRFVGQAIEYEARRQIAILEDGGAIDQETRLFDPGKGETRSMRSKEDAHDYRYFPDPDLLPLEFDDAFVEALKVDLPELPDDKKARFVADLGLSVYDASILVSEKAIADYYEAVAAGRDPKAAANWVINDLLGALNKSGKDIETTPVSPEQLGGIIDLIKAETISGKIAKDLFEIVWNEGGNPAEIVEARGMKQVTDTSAIEKAVDDIIAANPDQVEKVKAKPTLAGWFVGQVMKATGGKANPQAVQALVKAKLGIEDE; translated from the coding sequence ATGACCCTTGTAGACGTGCGCACCCCCGACCCGAAACGCTTCATTCCCGGCGCCATTGGCGATTGGGAAATCGTGATCGGACTGGAAGTCCATGCGCAGGTTCTCTCCAATTCCAAGCTGTTTTCCGGCGCGTCCACCACCTTCGGCAATGCGCCGAATTCCAACGTGTCGCTTGTTGATGCCGCCATGCCCGGCATGCTTCCCGTTATCAACGAGGAATGCGTCAAGCAGGCGGTGCGTACCGGTCTTGGGCTGAAGGCGAAGATCAACAACCGTTCGATCTTCGACCGCAAGAACTATTTCTATCCGGACCTGCCGCAGGGCTACCAGATTTCGCAGTTCAAGGACCCGATCGTCGGTGAGGGCACCATCACCATTTCGCTTGGTCCCGACCGTCAGGGCAATTTCGAGGATATCGAGATCGGCATCGAGCGCCTGCATCTGGAGCAGGACGCCGGCAAGTCCATGCACGACCAGCACCCGACCATGTCCTTCGTGGACCTCAACCGTTCGGGCGTGGCGCTGATGGAAATCGTCTCCAAGCCGGACATGCGCTCGTCGGATGAGGCCAAGGGTTACCTCACCAAGCTGCGCTCCATCGTGCGTTATCTCGGCACCTGCGACGGCAACATGGACGAAGGCTCGATGCGCGCCGACGTCAACGTCTCCGTGCGCCGTCCCGGCGAAGGTTTCGGCACGCGCTGCGAAATCAAGAACGTCAACTCCATCCGCTTCGTTGGTCAGGCCATCGAATATGAGGCACGCCGCCAGATTGCCATTCTGGAGGACGGCGGCGCCATCGATCAGGAAACCCGCCTGTTCGATCCCGGCAAGGGCGAAACGCGTTCCATGCGCTCCAAGGAAGACGCGCATGACTATCGTTATTTCCCCGATCCGGACCTGCTGCCGCTCGAATTCGACGATGCTTTCGTCGAGGCGCTGAAGGTTGATCTGCCGGAACTGCCCGACGACAAGAAGGCCCGTTTCGTGGCCGATCTCGGCCTGTCGGTCTATGACGCCTCGATCCTCGTTTCGGAAAAGGCAATCGCCGATTATTACGAAGCCGTCGCCGCCGGCCGCGATCCGAAGGCTGCCGCCAACTGGGTTATCAATGATCTGCTCGGCGCGCTCAATAAATCAGGCAAGGATATCGAAACGACGCCGGTTTCCCCGGAACAGCTCGGCGGCATCATCGATCTCATCAAGGCCGAGACCATTTCCGGCAAGATCGCCAAGGATCTGTTCGAAATCGTCTGGAACGAGGGCGGCAATCCGGCTGAGATCGTCGAGGCCCGCGGTATGAAGCAGGTGACGGACACCAGCGCCATCGAAAAGGCCGTGGATGATATCATCGCCGCCAATCCGGATCAGGTCGAGAAGGTCAAGGCAAAGCCGACGCTTGCCGGCTGGTTCGTCGGTCAAGTCATGAAGGCGACGGGCGGCAAGGCTAACCCGCAGGCCGTGCAGGCGCTGGTGAAGGCCAAGCTCGGTATCGAGGACGAATAA
- a CDS encoding DUF6105 family protein yields MKWFLILWAGPVALLGSWYWLSYYDMSFGFYMLTRQTHDLVFQIYGNILGLPPESLPPLVARAIVVDSLIVFAILAFRKRKQIAAWWTGRQSTARASAESLSSAP; encoded by the coding sequence ATGAAGTGGTTTCTGATCCTGTGGGCCGGTCCTGTCGCGCTGCTGGGCAGCTGGTACTGGCTTTCCTATTACGACATGAGCTTCGGCTTCTATATGCTCACACGCCAGACGCATGATCTGGTTTTCCAGATTTACGGCAATATTCTCGGCCTGCCACCGGAAAGCCTGCCGCCGCTGGTGGCGCGCGCCATTGTGGTGGACAGCCTGATCGTGTTTGCGATCCTCGCATTCCGCAAGAGGAAGCAGATTGCCGCCTGGTGGACGGGCCGTCAGTCGACGGCGCGGGCGAGTGCCGAAAGCCTGTCCAGCGCACCCTGA